ATCATACGGGCTATAGGACTGTTGGTGTTCTTTGATAAAGAACGGGCAGCCTGGATGTTGCCATTGGAGATATGATCACGGATCATCGGCATGAAGTTATCTTCCAGTTTGCCTGCTTTGGAGATGGTGAGATACCTTTCTACAAAAGAGAAAACAGCGATAACGGAGAGGATCCCGAGAGGGATCATGAGAATACCACCCTTTGCCAGCAGGTCTAATAAGCTGATATGCTGATCGGCAGCGGCGACGGTACTTGCGCCGGCAGCCACTGTATCGGGCTTAGGCGATAATAAGGAATCCTGGAGTAATGTTACTAATCCTAAGAGCATGAATAAAAATTTAACCTTGCAAAAGTATTACATCAAATGCAACAAGCAGGGAAAGATACCAATATTATGTAAACATTTAACGTATATGTCCCTAAAATATTATCCCCATGCATCATAAGTGGATGATGCACTTCCTCTTGCAGCCATTTCTATGCCAGATGTGAATCAAGTGCTTTTTTGTGCACCAGATGTGGTCAGGTGTTTTTTCATGCACCAGATGTGGTCAGGTGTTTTTCGTGCACCAGATGTGAATCAGGTATTTTTTCGTGCACCGGATGTGAATCAGCTGCTTTTTCGTGCACCAGATGTGGTCAGCTGCTTTTTCGTGCACCGAATGTGGTCAGGTTCCTGTAGCTGAATGGAGACCTCCCTCATTCTCCCACACCTGCCTCAGCTCTTCTCCTCCCACACCTGCGCCAAATGTACAATCGTCTGCACCGCCTTTTGCATATCCTGTATGCTCACATATTCATACTTACTGTGCAGCGCCATCTCACCTGTAAAGATATTAGGACATGGCAAACCCATAAAAGAAAGACGGGAACCATCTGTCCCCCCACGGATAATCATTTTCAATGGCTCCACTCCTGCCCTGCGGATCGCTTCTTCCGCATACTCTGTGACCTGCGGATGCAGGTTCAGCACCTCTTTCATATTGCGATACTGCTCTGTAACGGTGAGTTTCGCACTCGCAGTCGGATACTTTGCCATCACGGCATCCAGTATATGCTGCAGGAAACCCGCATGGTCTTTTAGTTTGGCAGTGACGAAGTCACGAAGAATGAAATCAATTTCTGCATGTTCTACGATCCCACTCACTCTCACAGGATGAATAAACCCCTGACGATCTTCGGTGGTTTCAGGAGAAAGGCTGTCTTTGGGCAGTGCGTCTACTATTTCCGAAGCTATCTTGATGGCGCTCACCAATTTATCTTTTGCAGTGCCCGGGTGTACACTCACCCCTTCGATTACGATTTTGGCTGCATCGGCACTGAAGCTCTCATCTTCCAGGGAACCCAGTTCACCGCCATCGAGGGTGTAACCAAAGGTGGCGCCGAGTTTAGACATATCCAGTTTTTC
This Chitinophaga sancti DNA region includes the following protein-coding sequences:
- the pepT gene encoding peptidase T — encoded protein: MFTNYKYTVTERFLRYVQIDTQSDPLSKSFPSTEKQKDLGRLLIQELHEIGITDAEMDEHGYVFATIPSNTTKEVPVICFCSHMDTSSDCSGTGVKPIIHMHYDGDDIELPEDNTIIKTALHPYLASKKGDDIITAAGNTLLGADDKAGVAEIMDAAHYLVAHPEIKHGTIRILFTPDEEVGRGVEKLDMSKLGATFGYTLDGGELGSLEDESFSADAAKIVIEGVSVHPGTAKDKLVSAIKIASEIVDALPKDSLSPETTEDRQGFIHPVRVSGIVEHAEIDFILRDFVTAKLKDHAGFLQHILDAVMAKYPTASAKLTVTEQYRNMKEVLNLHPQVTEYAEEAIRRAGVEPLKMIIRGGTDGSRLSFMGLPCPNIFTGEMALHSKYEYVSIQDMQKAVQTIVHLAQVWEEKS